From a single Gimesia fumaroli genomic region:
- a CDS encoding tetratricopeptide repeat protein has protein sequence MNHELIETYRDLIGELEGSLEPDEAAIHGLLVEIEADANLSQVEQAFLRGYMGYHFLDVLTQVDCEAEFRGILAHDPDHDLANLYLGYQTFDIGNYATAMEQFQKINLDPHFLWSQIKIRELIVCCHLHLQQFLEAEELLCPVLRQAMELDSNDDYAHPIELLEALAEWHAEFSAVIGADAWQCDIKLLMDVLQKYDLTDTFAEQLAQISP, from the coding sequence TTGAACCACGAACTTATTGAAACTTATCGGGATCTCATCGGTGAATTAGAGGGATCACTCGAACCGGATGAAGCTGCCATTCATGGGTTGCTGGTTGAGATCGAAGCTGATGCCAACCTGAGTCAAGTCGAGCAGGCATTTCTGCGGGGCTATATGGGTTATCACTTTCTGGACGTTCTCACGCAGGTGGACTGTGAAGCGGAATTCAGAGGCATATTGGCACACGATCCCGATCACGATCTCGCCAATCTATACCTGGGTTATCAGACGTTTGATATAGGAAACTACGCCACGGCGATGGAACAGTTTCAGAAAATCAATTTGGATCCGCATTTTCTCTGGTCACAGATCAAGATCAGGGAACTCATCGTTTGTTGCCACCTGCATTTGCAACAATTCCTCGAAGCAGAGGAATTACTGTGTCCGGTTCTCAGGCAGGCAATGGAACTCGACAGTAATGACGATTATGCGCATCCGATTGAGCTGCTGGAGGCGTTGGCAGAATGGCATGCTGAATTCAGTGCCGTGATCGGGGCTGATGCCTGGCAATGTGATATCAAGCTATTGATGGATGTCTTACAAAAATATGATTTGACGGATACATTCGCGGAGCAACTCGCGCAGATATCTCCTTAG